The genomic window GGGGATTACTGTTCCCATCATCCCAGGGATTAAGCCCTTGGCTATTGAAAAACATTTACAATTACTACCACAAGTTTTTAAAATAGACTTGCCAGAAGCGCTCATCAAAGAAGTGAATAAATGTGACACAAACGCACAAATACGACAAGTAGGCGTGGAGTGGACCATTCAGCAGTCCAAAGAATTACTGGACTTTGGCGTGCCGGTATTGCATTATTATTCGATGGGAAAAAGTGATAATATCAAAGCCATTGCTTCCCAGTTGTTTTAAGTGGTGAACCTCCCAGAATTCTGTATAATAAAAAAGAGGCTGTCTGAAAAGTCTTTTTCTTGTCAAGCTGAACTCGTTTCAGCTTCTCATAATTATTGATTTTCAACATTTTGAGATTCTGAAATAAATTCAGAATGACAGGTTTTCTACTTTTTAGACGACCTCTTTATATTGTAGTAATTAAGCCTTATTCTTTGACGATTTTCATTGTCTTACTATTGTTTGAGTTGTCTTTAAGTTGAACAAAATAAATACCCTTATTCAAATCAGAGATATCAAATGAATTGTTGTTAAGTTGAGATGCATTAAGATTCATAACCTTCTGTCCAAGTTGATTGAAAATTGAAATTTCTTTGATATTTCTAATGTCAGTACCTGCGATATTAATTAACCCGTTTGTTGGATTTGGATAAAGTTCTACGTCTGATGTATTAAAACCTTCAACAGAAAGGCTAGAGTTAACAGTTACGGACATATTATCTATCACTAACCGAAACATATCTGTGCAATCCCAGTGTCTAACAAACATTCTTACGGTTAGGTTAGAAAAATTTGTCACGGCGTCGACGTTCTCAATTGTAATAGAAACGGTTTTTGGAGAATCCACACTTGCAGCACTCGTTAATATTTCAGTATGAAAAGGTAAAGATTGAGCATCTTCAGTTCCTACTGATTCATACAGTCCAATAGAAAATTTTTCTCCGGCCCAAGAGGAATCTGCTGCATACACATCAACAGATATAGTAACACTTTCTGTATTGGCAGGAATAGTCATTTCAGGACTAAAAATCCAATTGTCAGGTGTTAATGCTGTAAGAGTATCATTGTGAAATGATTCTGAGAAAAACGCTATCGTAACTGGGTCAAGCTCACTTTCGGCTGCATTCATGGCTTGGAAACCAAAAGTATCCCCGTCAGCATCAATAACTAGATAGTCCGCTGTTGCATAATCATCACAATCTGTAGACCATAATGGGTCTTGTGAATAGCTAAAAAACCCTACTAATAGGGCTAATAAAGTAATTTTTTTCATA from Formosa sp. Hel1_33_131 includes these protein-coding regions:
- a CDS encoding T9SS type A sorting domain-containing protein; translation: MKKITLLALLVGFFSYSQDPLWSTDCDDYATADYLVIDADGDTFGFQAMNAAESELDPVTIAFFSESFHNDTLTALTPDNWIFSPEMTIPANTESVTISVDVYAADSSWAGEKFSIGLYESVGTEDAQSLPFHTEILTSAASVDSPKTVSITIENVDAVTNFSNLTVRMFVRHWDCTDMFRLVIDNMSVTVNSSLSVEGFNTSDVELYPNPTNGLINIAGTDIRNIKEISIFNQLGQKVMNLNASQLNNNSFDISDLNKGIYFVQLKDNSNNSKTMKIVKE